In the Malania oleifera isolate guangnan ecotype guangnan chromosome 1, ASM2987363v1, whole genome shotgun sequence genome, one interval contains:
- the LOC131165312 gene encoding probable mannitol dehydrogenase, protein MAKSSCPEHEHPRKAFGWAARDTSGVLSPFNFSRRATGEKDVTFKVLYCGICHSDLHSLRNEWGISTYPVVPGHEIVGIVTEIGNKVRNVQVGDKVGVGCMVGACHSCDNCNNDLENYCPKMILTYGAIDRDGTTTYGGYSDMMVVDEHFVIQIPENLPLDGGAPLLCAGITVYSPLKYYGLDKPGMHIGVVGLGGLGHVAVKFAKAFGVKVTVISGSPKKKKEAMEHLGADSFLVSHDQDQMNAAMSTMDGIIDTVSAAHPLLPLLGLLKSHGTLVMVGAPDKPLELPIFPLLMGRKVVAGSCIGGMKETQEMIDFAAKYNITPDIEVIPMDYVNTAMERLVKADVKYRFVIDIGNTLTAAE, encoded by the exons ATGGCGAAATCATCTTGTCCGGAGCACGAGCACCCGCGGAAGGCCTTCGGATGGGCTGCCAGAGACACGTCTGGCGTTCTCTCTCCCTTCAACTTCTCTAGGAG GGCAACTGGCGAGAAGGATGTTACATTCAAAGTACTGTATTGTGGGATTTGTCACTCTGATCTTCACAGCCTGAGAAATGAATGGGGCATTTCTACATATCCTGTTGTTCCTGG GCATGAGATTGTAGGCATAGTTACAGAAATAGGGAACAAGGTGCGAAATGTCCAGGTTGGAGATAAAGTAGGGGTGGGGTGCATGGTTGGAGCTTGCCACTCGTGTGACAATTGCAATAATGATCTTGAGAATTATTGTCCCAAAATGATATTAACCTATGGTGCCATTGATCGTGATGGAACCACCACATATGGTGGCTATTCAGACATGATGGTAGTTGACGAGCACTTTGTGATTCAGATTCCAGAAAACCTTCCTCTTGATGGTGGTGCTCCTCTCTTATGTGCGGGGATCACAGTGTACAGTCCCTTGAAATACTACGGCCTTGACAAGCCTGGGATGCATATTGGTGTCGTCGGTTTAGGCGGTTTGGGACATGTGGCCGTGAAGTTCGCAAAAGCTTTTGGGGTTAAAGTGACTGTAATTAGTGGCTCAcccaaaaaaaagaaggaagccaTGGAGCATCTAGGCGCCGACTCGTTTCTGGTTAGTCATGATCAAGATCAAATGAAT GCTGCCATGAGCACAATGGATGGTATCATTGATACGGTCTCTGCAGCTCATCCTCTTTTGCCATTGCTAGGCCTATTGAAGTCTCATGGAACTCTAGTCATGGTTGGTGCTCCAGACAAACCGCTTGAGCTACCCATCTTTCCTCTCCTTATGG GTAGGAAAGTGGTGGCTGGAAGTTGTATTGGTGGCATGAAGGAGACACAAGAGATGATTGATTTTgcagcaaaatacaatataacACCCGATATTGAGGTTATTCCAATGGACTATGTGAACACTGCTATGGAACGTCTTGTAAAAGCTGATGTTAAATATCGTTTTGTTATCGATATTGGGAACACATTAACTGCTGCCGAGTAA